The sequence TCGCTCCGTCTGCCAAAACCTCTGCCCAGGCACCTGAAGGACAACCAGGTCACCACCCTCTTTGCGGTAATCACGGATTTGAGAGACAGGGCCATATTCATGCTTATGCTCCGATCAGGCCTTCGGGTGGAAGAGGTTGCCAAACTTACCGTAGATGCGGTAGAGTATCACAGAAGACAGCTTTTTGTCTCCAATGGAAAAGGCGGTAAGGACAGGGTGGTGTACTTGAGTGAGGATGCTCAATCTGCGCTTCAGGCGTACCTGAAGAAACGGTCGTCGAAAGCGAAAGGGTTATTCCTGGTACAGAAGGGACCCATGACAGGGAAACCAATATCTGTCCGTGGAATCCAGAAGAGGATCGAATACTATGCGCGAAAGAGCAGGCTGAAAGTCTCCTGCCACCAGCTAAGGCACACGATGGCAACACAGCTACTCAACGCGGATGCCGCCCTCGTCACCATCCAGGACCTTCTGGGGCATGGCCAGATTACCACGACACAGCGGTACTGCCGGGTATCGAACCTGAAGGTGCAAAGGGACTACTACAAGGCTATCGAGGTCGTCATGCAACGGACCCAGTCACGTGAAGACGATGAGTTTGAATTGGATGAAAAATGGATAAAGGAAAACAGGGTGTAAGTAACTAACATCACGAGAGAAAACAGGATATGTTACGTATAGCACCTACGAATAAACAGAGTTTATAAACTGGAAAAATAATTATTACGGGTAGAAACAAAGCAAATTATGACGCTGTTGGTTAAAATGTAAACCCCTTCTCTCTGAACAGTCTTATGCATACA comes from Pseudomonadota bacterium and encodes:
- a CDS encoding tyrosine-type recombinase/integrase, whose protein sequence is RYRRSLKRKNYSAHTVKNYMNIMDNFTRWLRTPLREVTREDIGAYVDHSLRKRLKPKTITCHLQTIRLFFDYLINEEGVDMVNPVTKISLRLPKPLPRHLKDNQVTTLFAVITDLRDRAIFMLMLRSGLRVEEVAKLTVDAVEYHRRQLFVSNGKGGKDRVVYLSEDAQSALQAYLKKRSSKAKGLFLVQKGPMTGKPISVRGIQKRIEYYARKSRLKVSCHQLRHTMATQLLNADAALVTIQDLLGHGQITTTQRYCRVSNLKVQRDYYKAIEVVMQRTQSREDDEFELDEKWIKENRV